The genomic window GGGCATGAATAATTTCATGAGACACAAAATCCATATGCTGCTCAGGCTCGCAGCGCGGTCTTGCAACTTCAGCACAATTCCGCTGTTCGCTCTGATATATTTCCTGTTGCTTTCCTCCGCCGTGTCAGCGTCAAACATCATTGCCATCCAGAGCTTCAATATCCCGCCTTATAACGACGCTGTGAAGGGCTTTGAGAACGCCTGCGTTTGCGAGGTAGAAAGGTTTATACTTTCTGAGATGAAAGACCGGGACATCATAAAGGAACTGCGCGAGGCGCGGCCTGACATAATCCTTGCGGCAGGTTCCGACGCGCTGAATAAGATCAAGGACATTAAAAATATACCAATCGTCTACGTGATGGTGCTGGCCCCACAGCCCGCGATCTCCGGCAGGGAAAATATTACCGGGATAAATATGTATGTAGCGCCGGAGAAACAATTGTCCGTTTTGCAGAAGGCGCTGCCGGACGCAAAGAACATCGGCGTCTTGTACGACCCCGACAGGACCGGCGATTTTGTAAACAAGGCCCGTATGGCCGCCTCTGAAAAGGGTATCGAGCTCATTACTGTTGAAGTCCATAATTCAAAAGATGTCCCCGGTGCATTAAGAAATATGCCTGGCAAAATAGACGTCTTCTGGATGCTGCCTGATA from Nitrospirota bacterium includes these protein-coding regions:
- a CDS encoding ABC transporter substrate-binding protein; this translates as MRHKIHMLLRLAARSCNFSTIPLFALIYFLLLSSAVSASNIIAIQSFNIPPYNDAVKGFENACVCEVERFILSEMKDRDIIKELREARPDIILAAGSDALNKIKDIKNIPIVYVMVLAPQPAISGRENITGINMYVAPEKQLSVLQKALPDAKNIGVLYDPDRTGDFVNKARMAASEKGIELITVEVHNSKDVPGALRNMPGKIDVFWMLPDMTVIAPDTVEFLFLFNLENRVPVITFSDKYLEIGALISLEVDAYDIGKQAWDITKKILSGAGPAGIKKAGARETRITINQKIANKLGVTIGREVLDKAKVINGKQ